The proteins below are encoded in one region of Terriglobia bacterium:
- a CDS encoding GNAT family N-acetyltransferase, with protein sequence MPRLRVARREEIAAILQESHGLWGAGLTYRAYLEMWLELLETPWAKRRFRYLVWVEDDGTVLSSLKLYRPVVRLLGRTGPAAMIGAVFTPRILRGKGHAAELIRAVLVEAREEGGTLAMLFTDIGVPYYAALGFRELPADEAAGRLDRSVPPPPGWELRPMTAGDLAAVIRAHDDDCADRPVAVLRDREHWEFLLSRAAAYFARLDGSGLTRRYRVALYRGRFAGYLISLDGEGAWAVREAGAPGADVGALSAILRLGAEEARRAGLRKVHGWFPGGAAEWIPEWHLEYSSRRTAIPMLLPLDDAASLSPLDAPGASFVPYLDQF encoded by the coding sequence GTACCGAGCGTACCTCGAAATGTGGCTCGAGCTTCTCGAGACCCCATGGGCGAAGCGCCGCTTCCGCTACCTGGTCTGGGTCGAGGACGATGGAACCGTTCTCTCCAGCCTGAAGCTCTACCGCCCGGTCGTGCGGCTGCTCGGTCGGACCGGCCCGGCCGCGATGATCGGCGCCGTGTTCACGCCGAGGATCCTCCGGGGCAAGGGGCACGCGGCCGAGCTCATCCGCGCGGTGCTCGTCGAGGCCCGCGAGGAGGGTGGCACGCTGGCGATGCTGTTCACCGACATCGGGGTTCCCTACTACGCGGCACTGGGATTTCGGGAGCTTCCCGCGGACGAAGCCGCGGGGCGGCTGGACCGCTCGGTGCCGCCGCCGCCGGGATGGGAGCTCCGCCCGATGACCGCGGGCGATCTCGCCGCCGTGATCCGCGCGCACGACGACGACTGCGCGGACCGGCCAGTGGCCGTGCTGCGCGACAGGGAGCACTGGGAGTTCCTGCTGTCGCGGGCGGCGGCGTACTTCGCCCGGCTGGACGGTTCCGGCCTGACGCGGCGCTATCGTGTCGCCCTCTACCGCGGCCGCTTCGCCGGCTACCTCATTTCGCTCGACGGCGAGGGCGCGTGGGCCGTTCGGGAGGCCGGCGCTCCGGGGGCGGACGTCGGCGCGCTGTCGGCGATCCTGCGCCTCGGCGCGGAGGAGGCCCGCCGCGCCGGGCTGCGGAAGGTGCACGGCTGGTTTCCAGGAGGCGCCGCCGAGTGGATTCCCGAATGGCATCTCGAGTACAGCTCGCGGCGCACCGCGATTCCCATGCTCCTCCCCCTCGACGACGCGGCGAGCCTCTCGCCGCTCGACGCGCCCGGCGCGTCGTTCGTTCCCTACCTGGACCAGTTCTGA
- the lptD gene encoding LPS assembly protein LptD, with translation MKPRATTLFPRLLPVVLLVYLTTASMAAEPAPPRRTPATEASPAPGGPGKLPGDVAVEALRIREVPGSDEYVLEGAATIRSGHSRIEADRITYRSGRWIEAEGNVLIVWAGNRISGSRMEYDLKEEHGTIQDAIGQVEPEFFFVAKTAEKIGQDLVVLKTAIVTTCTQPVPYWSLAVSTARIRIDGYAHLWNLRLRTGRAPVFYLPYLIWPVKKDRAAGLLLPSLGTSQDRGKLFSVPLYLPLGPSVDLTLTAERYSLAGLGWGADLGFVPNRKGSGRFTGFYIQDQVSSDQGEPAQRYRATYTETQQFENGFRMVADINQVSDFRYFTDYERDLKLVSTPTILARVEFSRNGSWTSVNVRELRREQLRQPQPFYVEGQASPSQVETSAVQETLPEIEWRGRSHRLGKTPFYLSFESSAAWIRQSDLQFRTPSYCPVTLEFGDCPYPDSDQTVRHTYAFPLVSDYYRADMFPTISAPVSPFPWLDITPSVNTRTTFYSQSQSTRSRDVEVAGQTTTTAVQEIDDRSLGRFVSGATVEIVGPKIFRIFERPDNPFSSRYKHVIEPRIEYVYQQSFDRNDEIIPYDNVDSSRGATNQLTYGVRTRLFAARPRAKPAEPAGGGEAVLLPEGTSGEVKKAEPAPPGTATPPGGAPTPPAPVEPVEIASLEVSQSRSFGTDLSTGFSSAGVSESSRFSSIDTVGRFNPKPNTSLDLRTSYDILQKQFSSVSLSGNLRGQLTRTGFSLVRTAGSLGASNQTQLRMAAGVTLFGRKLKVDVDGSYNAQLRQFPDQRWRAEYYTQCCGFLMEWFQRDFVSNSRGEFRFTVDLRGIGKLLDVHQ, from the coding sequence ATGAAACCGCGCGCGACGACGCTATTCCCCCGGCTTCTCCCCGTCGTCCTGCTCGTTTACTTGACGACCGCGTCGATGGCCGCAGAGCCCGCGCCGCCGCGACGGACCCCCGCAACCGAGGCGTCTCCCGCGCCGGGCGGCCCCGGAAAACTCCCGGGAGACGTCGCGGTGGAAGCGCTCCGGATTCGGGAGGTGCCGGGCTCCGACGAGTACGTCCTCGAGGGCGCCGCGACCATCCGGTCCGGACACTCGCGCATCGAGGCCGATCGGATCACCTACCGCAGTGGCCGATGGATCGAGGCGGAAGGGAACGTTCTCATCGTCTGGGCGGGCAACAGGATCTCGGGCTCGCGGATGGAATACGACCTCAAGGAAGAGCACGGGACCATCCAGGACGCCATCGGCCAGGTGGAGCCGGAGTTCTTCTTCGTCGCGAAGACCGCGGAGAAGATCGGGCAGGATCTCGTCGTGCTCAAGACGGCGATCGTCACCACCTGCACTCAGCCGGTGCCTTACTGGTCGCTCGCGGTGTCCACGGCACGGATCAGGATCGACGGCTACGCCCACCTGTGGAACCTCAGGCTCAGGACGGGGCGCGCGCCGGTCTTCTATCTGCCCTACCTGATCTGGCCGGTCAAGAAGGACCGCGCCGCGGGTCTCCTCCTGCCATCGCTGGGCACGTCGCAGGACCGGGGGAAGCTCTTCAGCGTGCCTCTCTACCTCCCGCTGGGGCCGAGCGTCGACCTCACGCTGACCGCGGAGCGCTACAGCCTCGCGGGTCTGGGCTGGGGGGCCGACCTCGGCTTCGTCCCCAATCGCAAGGGATCGGGGAGGTTCACCGGGTTCTACATCCAGGATCAGGTCTCAAGCGACCAGGGCGAGCCTGCCCAGCGTTACCGGGCGACCTACACCGAGACCCAGCAATTCGAGAACGGATTCCGGATGGTGGCCGACATCAATCAGGTCAGCGACTTCCGGTACTTCACGGACTACGAGCGCGATCTCAAGCTCGTGTCGACCCCCACGATCCTCGCGCGAGTCGAGTTCAGCCGGAACGGCAGCTGGACCAGCGTGAACGTGCGGGAGCTGCGACGCGAGCAGCTCAGGCAGCCCCAGCCGTTCTACGTCGAGGGGCAGGCCTCGCCCAGCCAGGTCGAGACGAGCGCCGTGCAGGAGACGCTGCCGGAGATCGAGTGGCGTGGCCGGAGCCACCGGCTCGGAAAGACGCCGTTCTACCTGAGCTTCGAGTCGAGCGCCGCCTGGATACGGCAGAGCGACCTCCAATTCCGCACGCCCAGCTACTGCCCGGTCACGTTGGAATTCGGCGATTGTCCCTATCCCGACTCGGACCAGACCGTTCGTCACACGTATGCGTTTCCCCTGGTTTCGGACTACTACCGCGCCGACATGTTTCCCACGATCTCGGCTCCCGTCTCACCGTTCCCCTGGCTGGACATCACGCCCTCGGTGAACACCCGAACCACGTTCTACTCCCAGAGCCAGTCGACGCGGTCGCGGGACGTCGAGGTCGCGGGCCAGACCACCACGACCGCGGTGCAGGAGATCGACGACCGGTCCTTGGGCCGATTCGTGAGCGGCGCGACCGTCGAGATCGTCGGTCCGAAGATCTTCCGGATCTTCGAACGTCCCGACAATCCCTTCTCGTCGCGCTACAAGCACGTCATCGAGCCCCGGATCGAGTACGTCTACCAGCAGTCGTTCGATCGCAACGACGAGATCATCCCCTACGACAACGTGGATTCGAGCCGCGGCGCGACCAACCAGCTCACGTACGGCGTGAGGACGCGCCTCTTTGCCGCCCGTCCGCGGGCGAAGCCGGCGGAGCCGGCGGGGGGAGGGGAGGCGGTCCTGCTCCCGGAGGGGACATCCGGCGAGGTCAAGAAGGCGGAGCCGGCTCCGCCCGGGACGGCGACCCCGCCGGGGGGCGCCCCGACGCCCCCCGCACCGGTGGAGCCCGTGGAGATCGCGTCGCTCGAGGTCAGCCAGAGCCGCTCCTTCGGCACCGACCTGTCCACGGGCTTCAGCAGCGCCGGGGTCAGCGAGAGCAGCCGTTTCTCCTCCATCGACACCGTGGGCCGCTTCAATCCGAAGCCGAATACCAGCCTCGACCTCCGGACGAGCTACGACATCCTCCAGAAGCAGTTCTCCTCGGTCAGCCTCTCGGGGAACCTGCGCGGCCAGCTGACGAGGACCGGCTTCTCGCTGGTCCGGACCGCCGGATCGCTCGGAGCGTCGAACCAGACGCAGCTCCGGATGGCGGCCGGGGTGACCCTCTTCGGACGGAAGCTCAAGGTGGACGTGGACGGGTCGTACAACGCCCAGCTTCGCCAGTTTCCCGACCAGCGCTGGCGCGCCGAGTACTACACGCAGTGCTGCGGGTTTCTGATGGAGTGGTTCCAGCGCGATTTCGTCTCGAACAGCCGGGGCGAGTTCCGGTTCACGGTGGACCTGCGCGGGATCGGCAAGTTGCTGGACGTCCACCAGTGA
- a CDS encoding NAD-dependent epimerase/dehydratase family protein, whose product MKVLVTGATGYLGGRVAERLAEAGHEVRGLVRDPARWVRRPDGAEAVVGDVTDVAAVAKAAEGCGAVVHAAALVKSWVRDRGEFDRVNLGGFRNATQGARAAGAKLVYASSFIALGPTDGTIFDEETPRASARFHNDYERTKWVADQAARSLARDGFPIVRLYPGVVYGPGELTDGNHVVRLLLQHARGRLPGYLGRGDLRQCFAYVDDVATGFVAAVERAAPGSGYILGGENRTARELFAALEDATGIVPPRRSVPFWVAGVIGKLERWRAEITSMPPELTDEIVGVYRHEWAYSSAKAERDLGYRITPLREGIARTAAWLRETGELPGSR is encoded by the coding sequence ATGAAAGTCCTGGTCACCGGAGCGACGGGCTACCTCGGAGGCCGCGTGGCCGAGCGGCTCGCAGAGGCCGGTCACGAGGTGCGGGGGCTGGTGCGCGACCCGGCGCGCTGGGTGCGACGGCCGGACGGCGCCGAGGCGGTCGTGGGGGACGTCACCGATGTGGCGGCGGTCGCGAAGGCCGCGGAAGGGTGCGGCGCCGTGGTGCACGCCGCCGCCCTGGTGAAGAGCTGGGTCCGGGACCGCGGCGAGTTCGACCGGGTGAACTTGGGCGGATTCCGGAACGCGACGCAGGGGGCGCGAGCGGCGGGAGCGAAGCTGGTGTACGCGTCGTCGTTCATCGCCCTCGGCCCCACCGACGGCACGATCTTCGACGAGGAGACCCCGCGGGCGTCCGCACGGTTCCACAACGACTACGAGCGGACGAAGTGGGTCGCGGACCAGGCCGCGCGGAGCTTGGCACGGGACGGCTTCCCCATCGTGAGGCTCTACCCGGGGGTCGTGTACGGCCCCGGCGAGCTGACCGACGGGAACCACGTGGTGCGTCTGCTCCTGCAGCATGCGCGGGGCCGCCTCCCCGGGTACCTCGGACGCGGGGACCTGCGCCAGTGCTTCGCGTACGTTGACGACGTCGCGACGGGGTTCGTGGCCGCCGTGGAGCGGGCGGCTCCCGGCTCCGGCTACATCCTCGGAGGCGAGAACCGCACCGCGCGCGAGCTCTTCGCCGCCCTCGAGGACGCGACCGGGATCGTCCCGCCGCGCCGCAGCGTCCCGTTCTGGGTCGCCGGCGTCATCGGGAAGCTCGAGCGCTGGCGCGCGGAGATCACCTCGATGCCGCCGGAGCTGACCGACGAGATCGTGGGCGTCTATCGCCACGAGTGGGCCTACTCGTCGGCCAAGGCCGAGCGCGACCTCGGGTACCGGATCACGCCGCTCCGGGAGGGGATCGCGCGGACCGCGGCCTGGCTCAGGGAGACCGGCGAGCTCCCGGGGAGTCGATGA
- a CDS encoding DUF92 domain-containing protein — protein MGSIATELRRKSVHMSMGLFALLLRWLSPFEAAACAAVALLFNLFVLHRLTRRSLLRDDERARGYSTGIVLYPAAVLTLILVFHHRFELAAACWALMAFGDGMATVTGVSLRGPKLPWNERKTWWGFCAFALYGTCTSALLIRWVQHGDVESGAIGSSFLGQPTSSPVSDTAFLLLGCLAASVVAGFAESLETGVDDNLLVPLTGGGALYAATLVEPVRLAAAGGALGHDLAVGAAVNVLLAAAAYAARGVDVSGAAGGWVLGTLLYGFGGWRGFLMLLGFFAVATAATQVGYARKAALGIAQERGGRRGARHALANAGAGVLFAFLAAATPYHAAFTLASVAAFATALADTASSEVGQAFGRRHFLVTTFRRVPAGTEGAVSVEGTLAGVLASIALASAAWGVGLVGASGVAVVTAAAFVGTTLESYLGAIPRRAGPIDNEFLNFANTLAGGLAAIGIFFFVGVLG, from the coding sequence GTGGGAAGCATCGCGACCGAGCTGAGGCGCAAGTCGGTCCACATGTCCATGGGGCTGTTCGCGCTCCTCCTGCGGTGGCTCTCGCCCTTCGAGGCCGCGGCCTGCGCCGCCGTCGCCCTGCTGTTCAATCTCTTCGTCCTGCACCGCCTGACGCGACGGTCGCTGCTGCGCGACGACGAGAGGGCGCGGGGCTACTCGACGGGCATCGTGCTCTACCCCGCCGCCGTCCTCACGCTCATCCTGGTCTTCCATCATCGGTTCGAGCTGGCGGCCGCCTGCTGGGCGCTGATGGCGTTCGGCGACGGAATGGCGACGGTGACCGGGGTGTCGCTGCGCGGGCCGAAGCTCCCGTGGAACGAGCGGAAGACCTGGTGGGGGTTCTGCGCCTTCGCGCTCTACGGCACCTGCACCTCGGCCCTCCTGATTCGCTGGGTCCAGCACGGCGACGTCGAGTCGGGGGCGATCGGCAGCTCGTTCCTCGGGCAGCCCACGAGCTCTCCCGTCTCCGACACCGCGTTCCTGTTGCTGGGGTGTCTCGCGGCATCGGTCGTCGCGGGCTTCGCCGAATCGCTCGAGACCGGCGTCGACGACAACCTCCTGGTGCCGCTCACCGGCGGGGGGGCGCTCTATGCGGCCACTCTCGTGGAGCCCGTGCGTCTCGCCGCGGCGGGAGGTGCCCTGGGGCACGACCTCGCCGTCGGCGCTGCGGTGAACGTCCTGCTGGCCGCCGCCGCCTACGCGGCCCGCGGAGTGGACGTCTCGGGCGCGGCCGGGGGATGGGTGTTGGGGACGCTACTTTACGGGTTCGGAGGGTGGCGAGGGTTCCTGATGCTCCTGGGGTTCTTCGCGGTCGCGACCGCGGCCACGCAGGTCGGCTACGCGAGGAAGGCCGCGCTCGGCATTGCCCAGGAGAGGGGAGGACGGCGCGGCGCGCGGCACGCCCTGGCGAACGCGGGCGCCGGCGTGTTGTTCGCGTTCCTGGCCGCGGCGACGCCGTACCACGCGGCGTTCACGCTGGCCTCCGTCGCCGCTTTCGCGACGGCGCTCGCGGACACGGCTTCGTCGGAGGTCGGCCAGGCGTTCGGCCGGCGGCACTTCCTGGTCACGACGTTCCGCCGTGTCCCCGCGGGGACAGAAGGGGCGGTGTCGGTCGAGGGGACCCTGGCGGGGGTTCTCGCGTCGATCGCGCTCGCGTCCGCAGCGTGGGGTGTCGGGCTCGTGGGTGCGAGCGGCGTCGCCGTGGTGACGGCGGCAGCGTTCGTCGGCACGACCCTCGAATCGTACCTGGGGGCGATTCCACGCCGCGCGGGCCCGATCGACAACGAGTTCCTGAACTTCGCCAACACGCTGGCCGGCGGGCTCGCGGCGATCGGGATCTTCTTCTTCGTCGGCGTCCTCGGCTGA
- a CDS encoding UbiA family prenyltransferase, with amino-acid sequence MPSPPRNRSPEPHGGRLRRYISFTRPFTLLPPLLGVVSGAITAWGSASNPHVLAGQPRQWTSSIVWTVVLGSACAALLNAASNVINQIYDLVNDRVNKPSRPLVTGAIPMKVAFWYSVALYVAAVLPTWLVVVYPAASLRDKLLAPLDLHQCFFIYIAGMLFTIAYSAPAFGRTKANAFGANLTIAIPRGCLLKVAGWSMVASVFHLEPWFIGSIFFLFLLGASTTKDFSDMKGDEAAGCRTLPIRYGVTRAARMIAPFFVLPWLLMPLGAWIRNPWSPAHHILTGNPWVLTVLGAGLALWGIYTVTLILKDPKALAEVENHPSWTHMYLMMMSAQVGFAVAYLV; translated from the coding sequence GTGCCATCTCCTCCCAGGAACCGGAGCCCCGAGCCGCACGGCGGCCGGCTCCGGCGCTACATCTCGTTCACACGGCCGTTCACCCTGCTTCCGCCGCTGCTGGGCGTCGTCTCGGGCGCCATCACGGCCTGGGGCTCCGCCTCGAATCCGCACGTGCTGGCGGGACAGCCCCGGCAGTGGACCTCGAGCATCGTCTGGACCGTCGTCCTGGGCTCGGCGTGCGCCGCGCTCCTGAACGCCGCGTCGAACGTGATCAACCAGATCTACGACCTCGTGAACGACCGGGTGAACAAGCCGAGTCGGCCGCTCGTCACCGGGGCGATCCCGATGAAGGTGGCGTTCTGGTACTCGGTGGCGTTGTACGTGGCCGCGGTGCTCCCGACGTGGCTCGTCGTCGTCTACCCCGCGGCGTCGCTCCGGGACAAGCTCCTGGCGCCGCTCGACCTCCACCAGTGCTTCTTCATCTACATCGCCGGGATGCTGTTCACGATCGCCTACAGCGCGCCGGCGTTCGGGCGGACCAAGGCCAACGCGTTCGGGGCGAACCTCACCATCGCGATCCCGCGCGGCTGCCTGCTCAAGGTCGCGGGCTGGTCGATGGTGGCCTCGGTGTTCCACCTCGAGCCGTGGTTCATCGGCTCGATCTTCTTCCTCTTCCTCCTGGGAGCTTCCACCACCAAGGACTTCTCGGACATGAAGGGGGACGAGGCCGCCGGCTGCCGCACGCTGCCGATCCGATACGGCGTGACCCGGGCCGCCCGGATGATCGCGCCGTTCTTCGTTCTCCCCTGGCTCCTCATGCCGCTCGGCGCGTGGATCCGGAATCCGTGGTCCCCCGCGCACCACATCCTGACGGGCAACCCCTGGGTCTTGACCGTCCTCGGCGCCGGCCTGGCGCTGTGGGGGATCTACACGGTCACGCTGATCCTGAAGGATCCGAAGGCGCTCGCGGAGGTGGAGAACCACCCCTCGTGGACGCACATGTACCTGATGATGATGAGCGCGCAGGTCGGGTTCGCGGTGGCGTACCTGGTTTGA
- a CDS encoding nucleotide exchange factor GrpE, producing the protein MPNPIDPKTGAGRPALKVEDKRHWARKPSEEESQDAGGDDEAAASLRPTIVDEYRLRAEAAERKLREYIEAFKKAQADHEEFRERLRRDVDRKVEVNFGSLVTELLETVDALDLALAHLDGASEDEPLAKGVALARDGFLGALERHGVSRLVLDGEVFDPNDAEAVQIVDTESPEADGTVAATLRAGYRLGDRVIRPARVAVARHRRKT; encoded by the coding sequence ATGCCCAATCCGATCGATCCGAAGACCGGAGCCGGCCGGCCCGCCCTGAAGGTGGAGGACAAGCGGCACTGGGCGCGGAAGCCGTCCGAGGAGGAGTCGCAGGACGCCGGGGGCGACGACGAGGCCGCCGCGTCGCTTCGGCCGACCATCGTGGACGAGTACCGGCTGCGCGCGGAGGCGGCGGAGAGGAAGCTCCGGGAGTACATCGAGGCCTTCAAGAAGGCCCAGGCCGACCACGAGGAGTTTCGCGAGCGCCTGCGTCGGGACGTGGATCGCAAGGTCGAGGTGAATTTCGGCAGCCTGGTCACGGAGCTGCTCGAGACCGTGGACGCCCTCGACCTCGCGCTCGCCCACCTCGACGGAGCCTCCGAGGACGAGCCGCTGGCGAAGGGGGTCGCGCTCGCTCGCGACGGCTTCCTCGGCGCGCTCGAGCGACACGGCGTCAGCAGGCTCGTGCTCGACGGGGAGGTGTTCGACCCCAACGACGCGGAGGCGGTCCAGATCGTGGACACCGAATCCCCCGAGGCCGACGGCACGGTCGCCGCGACGCTCCGCGCGGGGTACCGCCTCGGCGACCGCGTGATACGGCCCGCAAGGGTCGCCGTCGCGCGACATCGCCGAAAGACCTGA
- the htpX gene encoding zinc metalloprotease HtpX, with protein MTTTNYVKTALLLGLLTGLIVLCGGALGGRQGMLFALVLAAVMNFGSYWFSDKIVLAMYHAKPVSESEAPRLHSIVARLTARAGLPMPRLYVLPEAAPNAFATGRNPSHAAVAVTSGLLQLMDDEELEGVLAHELSHVRNRDILISSIAATIAGAITMLASMARWAAIFGGFGGRDDRDGGSGGALGFLFMAILAPVAAVVIQMAVSRSREYAADATGARLAGNPQGLARALEKLARASQRVPMDASPATSHMFIVNPLSGRAFLNLFSTHPPIEERIRRLLGR; from the coding sequence ATGACGACCACGAATTACGTGAAGACCGCGCTCCTCCTGGGGCTCCTGACCGGGCTGATCGTGCTGTGCGGTGGCGCGCTCGGCGGCCGGCAAGGGATGCTCTTCGCCTTGGTCCTGGCCGCGGTCATGAACTTCGGCTCGTACTGGTTCTCGGACAAGATCGTCCTCGCGATGTACCACGCGAAGCCGGTGAGCGAGTCCGAGGCGCCGCGCCTCCACTCGATCGTCGCACGGCTCACCGCCCGCGCCGGCCTCCCGATGCCGAGGCTGTACGTGCTCCCGGAGGCCGCGCCTAACGCCTTCGCCACCGGGCGGAACCCGTCGCACGCCGCCGTCGCAGTCACCTCCGGGCTCCTGCAGCTGATGGACGACGAGGAGCTGGAAGGCGTGCTCGCGCACGAGCTGAGCCACGTGCGGAATCGCGACATCCTCATTTCCTCCATCGCCGCCACGATCGCCGGCGCCATCACGATGCTGGCCAGCATGGCGCGGTGGGCCGCGATCTTCGGCGGATTCGGCGGTCGGGACGACCGCGACGGCGGCTCCGGCGGAGCGCTCGGCTTCCTGTTCATGGCGATCCTGGCGCCGGTCGCCGCGGTGGTCATCCAGATGGCGGTGTCCCGCTCGAGGGAATACGCCGCGGACGCCACCGGCGCGCGCCTCGCCGGGAACCCGCAAGGGCTCGCCCGCGCCCTCGAGAAGCTCGCCCGCGCCTCGCAGCGCGTCCCGATGGACGCGAGCCCGGCCACGAGCCACATGTTCATCGTGAACCCGCTGTCCGGCCGGGCGTTCCTCAACCTCTTCAGCACCCATCCCCCCATCGAGGAGCGGATCCGCCGGCTGCTCGGTCGGTAG
- a CDS encoding Hsp20/alpha crystallin family protein, producing MAIQRWDPLRDLVVLQERMNRMFEDALARSGGTADTESLATSGWRPSVDIFEQDSHYVLRADLPGIPPDGVEIEVEGDALTLRGERRPDAAVGRESYLRAERPQGRFSIQITLPPSVERSAIRASQRDGVLDVVLPKKEERAPGKLKVDVR from the coding sequence ATGGCGATCCAGCGCTGGGATCCGCTCCGCGACCTCGTGGTCCTGCAGGAGAGGATGAACCGGATGTTCGAGGACGCGCTCGCGCGCTCCGGCGGGACCGCAGACACGGAGTCGCTGGCGACGAGCGGCTGGCGGCCGTCCGTGGACATCTTCGAGCAGGACTCGCACTACGTGCTGCGCGCGGACCTCCCCGGCATCCCTCCCGACGGCGTCGAGATCGAGGTCGAGGGGGACGCCCTCACGCTCCGCGGGGAGCGCAGGCCCGACGCCGCCGTCGGCCGCGAGTCGTACCTGAGGGCGGAGCGGCCCCAGGGGAGGTTCTCGATCCAGATCACGCTTCCGCCATCGGTGGAGCGGTCGGCGATCCGGGCTTCGCAGCGGGACGGCGTTCTCGACGTGGTGCTCCCCAAGAAAGAGGAGCGGGCGCCGGGAAAGCTCAAGGTCGACGTGAGGTAG